The Dioscorea cayenensis subsp. rotundata cultivar TDr96_F1 chromosome 18, TDr96_F1_v2_PseudoChromosome.rev07_lg8_w22 25.fasta, whole genome shotgun sequence genome includes the window GACCTACAAGATGCTTGCTCAGTACGGAATGCGGGTCCCTCAGTTGACACCTTCTCGAGTCAGACTTCTCTCATGTAACAGGACATTTAACTGTTCAAAAGCTAAATCACTGCTGGGCTACGAACCTGTTGTCTCACTCGAGGTTTTTCTTCCACTTGCTTTTTTGGTTTCTGTTCTTTCTGGAGTCAGACAATGGTCAACTTGTGACGATAGTGAGTTCCTTGTATATTAACTGTAGAACGGGCTGAAGAGGACAGTTGAGTCATATCCTCAGTTGAGAGCTGAGGAGAAAACCCGAATGATATCTAAAGCTTCTGCTTACCTTGGAAATGGAAACAGTATGCATGTGTTAGATATCTTTTTCGAAATTCCATTTGACTTATCCTGTAACTAATGCACTTCACTACTATGTTCCAGTTGCCAATGCACTTCTGTGGAAAGACAAGAAACAAACACTTACGATTTTGCTGCTCTTGGCGACTATATATTACTACTTTTTCACATCTGGTTTTACCTTCATCAAAGCCACTGCAAAGCTTCTCTCTGTGGTTGCGCTATTCTTGTTCATCCATGGAATGCTTCCTGAAAAGATGTATGTTTCCATATTTTCTACATTAGTTTTTCGTCCTATCACTTACCTTTGAATAGCCTTTAAACTCTTTCATTTTGGCCTAGATTACCATTTGTAGAATTATCTTTGTGAAGGGTAGATTCAATATTCTCATTTGCATCAATCAAGTATTTAATTGCCTCCAAAGTCTCAATGTGCTTTTAGAGGCATACAAAAAAGTTACTGTTctttttttaagaagaaaatatcTTGCTTTTTGTACTTCTGTAAGTTATGAATCCTGAATTTCTTGATTCATCCCGTGCTGCATTCCACTTGTACTATGCTTTAATTAAGAAATTCTCCAATCACCTTTGCACTCGATGTTTTGCATGAAGGCCTCTCTAGATTATAGCTTGTTCAGTAACTCATTAAGCTACTTATGGTGATTTTTGTTGTGGCAGATTTAGTTacaaaattgagaaaatttCACCTACTTATTTTCACCTATCGGAAGAGAAATCACAGTGCCTTGCTTATTCTGTCACTTCTTCGTGGAATTCTGCCATTGGCATAGTAAGATCTCTTTGCAGGGGAAAGGACTGGCCCTTATTTCTGAAGGTATGTTGATGTGGTTGTATCTTTTATGAACACATATGCCGCTATCTTTATTTTACAATTGATCGTACGGGATGTGGAGCCGTCAGATGTTTATCTCTTTACATTCCCATAAGTTTTCTAATGTTTCCTAGTTTCTTTGAAATTCAACAGGTGTTTTTCATGCTATTAGCCCTCAGCTTCTTTGCATCGATGTCATTTCAGAGCATTTTCAAACTAGGTTCATACTATTCTCTATATGATTTTGTTCATGTGTTAAAATAGGAATTGAAACTAATGTACTTCTGCATTGTATTGCAGCCATTCCATTTTTGTTCATTGTGTTCATTGTATACGAGAAATGGGAGGATGAAATCGATGGTGTTGTTCATAACATTTGGTCACGCACTATGAAATTGAAGGCCAATGTCACGAAGAAACCTATAAAGCAACACTGATCCTCGTAAAAATTAGGTGATTTCAGGGTTTTAATGTAGCAAAATGTATGAGATTTTCGGTGCATCAGAAAGCACTCTGCCATTCGCTTGCAGTCTGTAAGTCTGATGCGACGTTTTGAAACCGTGTTGTGTTGTGTTCTCTTAGTTTGCTGCACCAGCATTGTGTTTTTAAGAACCGATATTGTCACCCTGGTATTTTATTATTCACTTCTGAGTCTCATCTTGCAGGTTTATAATGTGCTAGATTTTGATGAATTAAACTGTTTGTGGTTTAATGTTTATCAGTTTATGTTATGGTTTTGTGGTTGTGGCTGTGCAGACCATGATCTGGAAGAAATTATGAATTGAGAAGAGGGTTGCAAAAAACTGAAGGAACAGGCATGCTACTTTTTATTCATGATAAACTGAgatttgaataaatatatttcttttatgagacatttctaagtatttttttgtatttatacacataaaaaatatttgagaggACAAAAGgccaaatatatatttaagatggtctttttaatataattattattcataaagTGGCAGTATAATAGCTATTATTAATCacaatatttaccaaaaattctcaaattttcAGAAAGCATAAGCTTTAAAAAGGCGTGTGTACATATATAAGGAATTCtcagttgaaattttttttctctatttgatGCTCAAGATTATGGCAAATTGGCACCTCaaagaatttgaatttgaagaactttcaatattttatttttcaaatttactagATTTAAACCCTCAATAACCAATTTATtatctcaataaaaaaacaaggatcTCACTGAGAAGTGAGAACTCCCTCCCTGCATTCAAAGACTAGCTGACTAGCATGGCAGCTTCACCACCAACAATGTCCAATTCTAAGTACTTTAAAGTTTCTGTCTATTAACTCTGCAGCAGCTAATGAATGACGATGACGATGAGCAAAAGTCGTGGGCTTTCAGTGACATCATTTCTGAAACAAACCGCGATAAAATTTGCGGCATAGTGGAAATAATCAAGCCCAGCAGCAGCTCTCAATCTAAATCGAGGAACTCCATTCTCTTCCTCATAGAACCTTTCAGGTCTGTCGCATCCCTTTCCGCTTTCTGAGCCTGCACGGAAGTAGTCATGACTCAAAACTGATCAATCCATTCACAGTCGAAAGAGTAGTATGATATATGCAGAAAGATGGTAACATACCCTTCTAATCTCTGCCTCTGAAACACAAATCATATGGGCGGGAAGTTCCTGTCTTTCCAAGTCCTGTCGAACGGAAGAACCAATATTAAGTAAAGAAAGggaatgaattaatagtgaattTAGAATAGTTGAAGAAGGCTTAGTACCAGTTCTCCGATTAAGACAACGTTTTCCCCGCGGATTACATATAGACCGAGATGTATATCACAATAGAGATCTCCTACAATTACTCTTTCGCAGGCACCTTCAAGAACAGCATTTGCTTTTGGAGAAGCAAAGGAATACCACTTATAAGCATTTGAAGAAGATAAAGGTCATGAAACAAtgcaaaacatttacaaatggGTACCAAATTGATCGAAGGAGCGAAGAATCCCCAGAAGCTTTCGGCCGTCTCgtaacaatacaagaagtttttctGTCAACAAAGATGCAAATTTTAcccaaggaaaaaaacaaagaatttgaaGTCCAACATTTTCTGTTATTCAGAACGATGGGTAAATAGATTTTGAGAATTCTACAAGTTTCTGATGCACCTTCCTATAATTAAAACACAACCATGATCAAAACACCATGTTTTAACAAACATCATCATATCAATGTGCTGAGAATTCTCTTATTGTGGACAATAGATTAGAAACAGAAAGCTAAACAGGATATGGATACTTTGATTTTATCGAAAGGAAAAGGAAGTTAGGCTTTTcctaccaaaaaaagaaaaaaagagaaagaaaaaagcaAAAGGCTCCAAATCCCATCAGCAAAAGGAAGAGCAACAGCACACTCAAGCACTTTACAAGTAGACTCCAGGAGAGATATTTGTGTACCTGAATAATTGATCAAACCTTCTTTATGGCCCCCCAATGAGGACAATTAATAAAGTGTAAAGAAGCATTTGAGCAACTGAACTATCCATTCAATTAATGCAAACAACTTATGATAGAGTATACTTTAATAAACAGAAGACAGCTTCATATTTGGAAGTATTTCATGTGCAACAGTATAAATAACAATCATTATCTGTTTGTCCTCACAAGAAAGAACTTTTTGGACCGAGGTTTTGAAGCTCAAAGGTAGTTTTAAAAGAATGCAGAACAAACTAATGTGAAGCAGAGATAACAGGTGAATCTTTATGTAGTATCGTCCACTGTATTCTATTGTAAATGTGTTTGACCATACTAACATCAAATCTTCTCAAGAAACCGCATTCAAAATTCAATCTCTTGGAGAAACCAAAAACTCACAACAATCCTTGGCACTATGAACAGACAACAAAACTTGcaaaaaataaccaaatgaaAAAGGCCATTATACAGCATGATCAAACGAAAACAAGTTGCGGACTTTACCGGTGATTTTGACATAAAAATACAAGCCAAAAGCTCTGACCAAGAGACTGAAGCCAATCTGATAACTTAGTCAATGCTCAAACTTTGGAGTGATGAAAAGCTAACATTACAGAATTCTAAGGAAACTCTTTAACTGGTACTTAGATGCTTGAATGAACCTTTACTAAGTATAAGCACATTAACCATATCTCACAGTGAACAAAAGTAAAACCCTTTGCTAAACTAAAGAAATTAACACtactaaaaaaaacatcaaacacCACCAATTACTCCATTAAATccagaaaatccacaaaaattaacaaaaacaaaataaataaaaacatttgacCAAAATGAAGAACCAAAGGGGATTACTGTCAAGGTAGCTCGCAAGAGAAGTAGAGAGGAACACATCCTCCGGCCCTGCCCAAGACGACATGCCGGAACGCCGATCCTTTCAACCAATCAACCACCAGTGAATACTCCTCCAAAAAGCCACGGTAAAGACCATTGGCCGCCCGAATTCTCTACAAATCCAACACCAACACTGCCTTCCACTTCCTCAAGGCCCTCAAGTCAACGAAATTCAACAGAAAGGCGCAGTTTTTACAAGCCCTAACCCTAATTGGCACCAGATCAGTGCTCCAGAATTCCCCAAAATTGAAAACCCTAGTATTCGAACTCagaaagtttggatttttattgGCACTTTTCTTTTCATTCGCGCCTCGGGATGTGTTTTCTGGAAactttgctatttttaattatttttttaattaaaaataatttaaaaaaaatccagtcATTTGATCCAGaactaatttaaattaaattaataattaaataaattatccaACATATGAAATACTCTAGTGATCTGCACCAAGtgtgattatttatatttcatttgattctttattataattagtatatatatatatatatatatatattaaatataaacaagagCATTTAGAGAGCCTTGATAGGAGAATGAATTCCCACAAAAACACTTgggaataaaaagaaaacacattttATCCTCTAATGACATGCCCAATATTCTTCATTATTTATACAACAATTTCAAATTAGCCACAATTGCTCTTTAATCACATCACACAAATTTGCCCAACATGAATTTCAATTCATATCTTGTATTCTCCTCACAAACTCtttgtgaatctgcaggaatgaGTATTAATAAGAAACAGTAAAAACAAGTCCTCCAAAGTTACCTGCAAATAATATAACGTTCCAAACATCAGTTAATTTAATTTACTCATAAATTAACCATTATTCATTAATCTTAAGACTCACCAATCCAAAGTCTCCTACATCTCTAGAACAATAACtgcagataaaataaaaataaaaaaaaataaaaataaaattaaatcagtATTTATagtcaagaaataaaaaaaaaggagaaaataaaagcaaaagaagtACTTACATTCAGAATCAGTTTTGACCCATTTAcatccttcatcttcttcatctttgatccttttctcatcttgttTCTTATCCAAGTACTTCTTCAGTAAGGTTGGAGTAGAACTCGGAGGATATATTTTCTTGTGCAAGATCATCCTTAATAACTTCCAatggagaggaaaaaaaaatttagaaaaaaattaataaaaccttttgagatatataaatatatatttcatgcaatatatgcaaaaatatatatatatatataccttgtcaATCTTGGACTCAGGAACTGAATCTCTTATGTTAGGCATTGGAGGAAGACCAGATTTACAAACAAACATCTTCTTTAGAAGAAAAGAGATCGATCTTCGTCGAATCTTACTTCCATTATCCATCAAAGCATCTTTGGCTTTGTTGAGAATAATCTTAGCTTCATTAATGTTTGCTATACGTTCAACCTCTAAACTTGAAGGACAATTGAGGAACCTATTGAGTGGAAGATTAGCTCTATCTTCTCCGGTGATCTCTGGTGCATCAGGTTTTGGCTTTGGTTTATGTTTTAGTAGTTTTGTGAGCTCATTCTGCAGCTTGGTCACTTCTTCAAGAGTGAAGTCTTGCAAGTCTTGAGATGTTTCATCTTCATGGAGCTCATCTTCTGAAGATTCATCATCATGCtgtgttgtttcttgtttttcacTGATTTCTTTGTTTCCAAAAGTTCCGATGGCCAGTAAAGCTTGCGGCCAATCACTGAACTCTTCTTTCCGATCATCTTTACATTGAAATCaaaacactataagaaaagaaaacaaacaaagaacaagaagagtaaatatatatattcaagctTACATGAAGGAGCTGAGATGGAAACAGGATCAAATGATCTCTTGTTGTCTGGTTTTCCATTGAACTTCTTTTGCATCCAGTTGAGGATCTGCACACAAACAAAGGTTGAAGaatcaaaggaaagaaaaggaaaatatgatttaatgtttATTGATTGTGTTCGATCACTGATATTCCTTTACCCTCATACTTAATTCCAATATTGAAAGAGATCAGAAAGAAAGAGATTGTTA containing:
- the LOC120281686 gene encoding sm-like protein LSM1B produces the protein MSSWAGPEDVFLSTSLASYLDKKLLVLLRDGRKLLGILRSFDQFANAVLEGACERVIVGDLYCDIHLGLYVIRGENVVLIGELDLERQELPAHMICVSEAEIRRAQKAERDATDLKGSMRKRMEFLDLD
- the LOC120282908 gene encoding protein NEGATIVE GRAVITROPIC RESPONSE OF ROOTS-like; protein product: MRILNWMQKKFNGKPDNKRSFDPVSISAPSYDRKEEFSDWPQALLAIGTFGNKEISEKQETTQHDDESSEDELHEDETSQDLQDFTLEEVTKLQNELTKLLKHKPKPKPDAPEITGEDRANLPLNRFLNCPSSLEVERIANINEAKIILNKAKDALMDNGSKIRRRSISFLLKKMFVCKSGLPPMPNIRDSVPESKIDKLLRMILHKKIYPPSSTPTLLKKYLDKKQDEKRIKDEEDEGCKWVKTDSEFIVLEM